GCGCCGGGGCCGCGCGGACCGGTCGTGGAGTTCATGTGCTCGGTGCTCGGCGAGCGTAAAGGATTTGGAGGCGGCAAGTTGCCGGGGGTCGGGGGTACACGCAAGTTCCGCGTGTCTCGTCGCACCTGGTTTTCGGATGTCCATGAAGCAGATCGCCGCCTTCCTTCTGCTGTGTGCGCTGTCCCTGCCCCATGGGATCGTGGCTCAGCGCAACGCGGCGCGCGCGGCGCTCGAGGAGGGTGTCCGGCTGGCGCAGGAAGGCGATACCGCCCGTGCCCTGGGCCTTATCGAGCGAGCCGTCACGATCGATCCCGGGTACGCCGAGGCGCACTTCCTCAAGGGGGTGTATCACGCCCGGCAGGCTCCGCGCAGCACGGGTGACTTCCGTCGCCGCATCATCGCCCGCGAAGCGCTGGACCAGGCGGTGCGCCACGACCCGCAGAATCCCCTGTACCTGCTGGAGCTTGCCAGGCTCCTGATGATGCAGGAGATCCGCGTGGACGCACGCAGGATGCTCCGGCGGGCGCTGGATGTGGCCGAACGCGCCGACGCGCCCACGCTCGCGGAGGTCCACTACCAGCTCGGCATCTTCAGCGAGACGACCTGGCGCCGGCTTCGCTACCGCCGCCTTCTCCCCATCGGCATCGCGGAACTCCGCGGGGACATCGCCTTCGAGAGCGCGAACTACGTCTGGGACGTGCTCCAGGCTTCGGGCTACGCCCCGGGGCAGGGGGCCGCCGCGCGCGAGGCCATGCTCGACCACTTTCACCGGGCTCTGACCGCGAATCCCGCGCACACGGGGGCGGCGACCCATCTGCTGGCCTTCTACTACGACAGGGGGCGCATGGCCGAGTTCATGGCCGAAGCCCTGCGCTTCGTGCGCGCGGCCCCTTCCGAGCCCCGCGCCTATCTCGCGCTCGGCCTGGGACTGCACGCCGAGGGCCGCGACGACGAGGCCGCGGGCGCGTTCGAATATGCGGTCGAGCTGCTGCCGGAGGAGGTGCGCGCGGATTTCCTGGCGGTCTCGCGGCTGCTCACGCAGGATGACGCGGAGATCTTCGAGGCGCGGGTCGGCGCGGATCCGGCCGACGCGGCCCGCCGCTTCTGGACCGCGTGGGATCCGCTCTACCTGACGCCTTCAAACGAGTACTGGGCCGAGTACCTGTCGCGCATGGCCTACGTCGATCTCCGGTTCGGTCTGCCCGAGTACGATGTCCCGGGATGGCGCACCGACCGGGGCGAGATCTGGGTGCGCTACGGAAGACCGCTGCGCCAGGCGAGTTTCGGGGCCAACACGACGTCCGCCGGAGACCTGGAGTCCACCGGTCGGGTGACGACCGTTTGGAGCTACGGAAGGAACGGTCCGGTGTTCGTGTTCCGGGGCATGCCGGGATACCGCGGAGCCACCTTCGCCAACGACTTCCGCTTCTACGCCGAGAACTACCGGGCGCGCCAGCCCGCGCGCTTCACGGCGCCGTCGCTTCCCGCGCTCCTGCAGGTACCCGCTCAAATCGCGCGCTTCCGGGGTGTGGACGACGAGATCGATCTGGAGGTGTACGCGGCCGTCCCCCTGGATTCGCTCCGCGAGGCGGTCGGGATGGCGGCGGCCACCTTCGAAACCGGCCTCTTCGTGGTCGAGCCCGACGGGGCCGAGATTCGCCGCGTTACCGAGGCTCGGCAGGTGACCTTCGAGGCAGGCCGCGCGCTTCCCCTGAACTGGCGCACGACCGTGCCCGCCGGGCAGCCGCACATCGTGTCGGCGGAAGCGCGTGACCCGCTCAGCTGGGCGGCCGCCGTGCACCGGGCGCGCGTGGACGCCCGCAGCTTTCCCACCGGCGAACCGAGCGTAAGCGACATCCTCCTGACCCGGTCGCTCGAAGTCGTCACGGATCCTCCGCGCACGCGCACCGACTTCCGCATGGTGCCCGAGCCCACGCTCACCTACGCCCCCGATGACGAGATCGGCGTCTACTTCGAGCTCTACAACCTGCTGCCCGACTCGAACCAGGTCGCGTCCTACGACCTGGAGCTGGCGGTGACGGTGGAGGAGATCCATCGGACCGGGTCGTTGGTGCAGCTGCTGGGCGAGCTGGCGGACCGTTGGGGGCTGAGCGCCGAGGGCGACCAGGCCGTGCGCCTCACCTTCAGCAAGCAGAACCAGGTGCAGGCGAGGGACATGCTGCCCGAGTACTTCACCATCCAGCTCGACGAGCCGCCGCCGGGCCGCTACGGGCTGCGGCTGCGGGTCCTGGACCGCAATGCGCTCGTCCAGGTGGACGTGGAGCGGGAGTTCCAGGTGCGGGAGCCGTGAGCCGCCCGGTCTGCCGCCGGCCGCGCCCGAAGCGGTGGGGCGCGCGAGGACCGGCTCGGGCGCGGGATCGCGCCCCGGACCGCCCGTGGAAGGGATGCGGACCAGCCGTTTGCGCCGGCCTGCTGGTGGTGGCCGTGGCGCTGCCGCCGCCCACGGCCGCAACCGCGCAGGAATTCGGTCCCGGCGGCCACCGCAAGTGGCTGGGGGGCGCGATCGGAGCCGTGGCCATCGGCATCCCGACGTTCACTTCGGCCGACTTCAGTCCCAACCTGGGCACCTGCACCCGGACGGAGTGCTTCGCGCCGCTGGCCACGGCTGTCGGGTTCACCCTGGGCTTCCTGCTCGGCAAGGAATTCGACGACGGGGCCGCGCGACGGTTCGTGGCGGGTCCCCGGCTGGACCTCCGGCCGCGACAGACGGTCCAGCTTCCCTTCCTGCCCGACCGGGGCCGGGTGGCTGGGTCGGCCGCGCTCCTGAGCGGAGCTGAAGGACTGGTCTTGCTGGAGGGCGAGGCGCAGTCGCCGCTGGGGGGGTTGCGGGGGCTGCGTGATGCCGCGGTGGTCGAGGAGCGCGCGGCCCTCGTCGCGGCCACCCCGAACGGCCTGTTCGCCCTTCCGCTCCTGCGGGACGACAGACCCGGCCGGAGGGTCGACGCGCGCGGCGCCCGCCTGGTTGCGGCGGGGAGCGGCGGGGGGCTGGTGGTGTCGGGGGCGGGGGGTCTGCTCGGCTTCACCAGCCTCGGACAGGGCGCCGACCTGGAGCTGTCGGAAGCCGCGCGCACCACGGGCGACCCGCTGGCCGCCGACTTGGTCTGGCCGCGCGCATCACCGATCGCGTGGGTGCTGGAAGGCCCCCGCCTGGTGGCGCGCGACGGAGGCACGCTCGAGGAGATGGGGGCTCTGGAGTTGGCCGCGAGCGCCCGTTCGCTCGACGTGGAAGGCGCGCTCGGCGTGGTGGCCGCCGGCCGGGACGGCGTATACGTCATCGACGTGTCCGATCCGGCCATGCCCCGGCTCGCCGCCCGCTACCAGGGGGTTCGCAACGCCTTCGACGTGGCGCTGCTGGAGTCCCGAGCCTACATCGCCGCGGGCGAGCAGGGCCTGGTGGTTGTCGACATCGGGCGTCCCGCGGAACCGAAGGTGGCCGCGGTAGCCCGAAACCTCGGATCCCCCTCGTTGGTACTAAGGACTTCCGGGCTGGTGTGGGTCGTGGACGGCGCGACAAGCGAGGCTCATTCCGTCTCGTTTTCCGGCGTCGCGCCTCCCGAACAGCCGGGCTTCGCTCTCCCTCACCGAAGGAACTGGCCTCCATCAGACCGATGACACCGGGCAACTCGAGCAACCAGGACCGCCGCCGGCGCGAGAAGAAGCTCTGGCGCGCGGCGATGGGGCTATCGCTCGGCTTCCATCTGTTTCTGTTCCTCTTCTGGCGCATTCCGGCGCCCGTCGTGTCCCCGTACGCCGCCGCGGGTCCGCGCGCGGGCGACAACCGGGCCGCATCGGGTTCCATGCAGGCGCTGCGCCTGGCCATGGCGCCCCCCCGGCCCATCGTTCCTCCGCGCGTGCCCGCCCCCGTGCTTGTCGATGTCGAGCCGGTGGAGTTCGAGGAGTCGGTGGAAGTCGACTACGCGTCGCTCCTCGGGGAGCGACCCGGCGAAGGCGAGGGTCCCGGCATCGAGGAGGGCGAGGGGCGGGGGGACGGCGGCACGGCCGCCGAAGGGAGGTCGCGGACGATCCCTCCCTCGCCCCGCAGCATGATTCTGCCTCCCTCCAACCGCAGCCTGAGGGACCGGGAGGTGGAGGTCTGGGTGTTCGTCCTGGAGTCGGGGAGAGTCGCGGCGGATTCGGTCCGCCTGATGCCCCCCACCTCCGACCGCGACTTCAATCGCCGGCTGATACAGGAGGCCGCCCGCTGGATGTTCGAGCCGGCGCGCCGGGGCGGGCTGCCCGTGGCGGCCTGGTTCCGCTATGTCATCAGCATGGAATAGACTCCTTCTTCCACTGCCCCGGAGGGCCCACGAGCCGCCAGCAGCGGCCAGGCGGCCAACGAATGAAACCACTTCCCTCCACCCGCGCCAAGCGCGTTCTCTGGGTCGACGACGAGATCGACCGCCTGCGGCCACACCTCCTGTTTCTGCAGCAGCGGGGCTACCATGTGGACGCCATCACCAACGGCGACGATGCCCTCGTGCTCCTGCGCCGGAACCACTACGACCTGGTCATGCTCGACGAGCAGATGCCCGGGCGCCGGGGCCTCGAAGTGCTTTCCATCCTGCGGCGGATGGATCCCAATGCCCGCGTCGTCATGGTGACCAAGTCGGAGGAAGACCGCACCATGACCGAGGCGATCGGGCGGCGCGTCGAGGACTATCTGGTCAAGCCGACCAGCCCGCGCCAGGTGCTTTCGGTGGTTACCCGCATCCTCGAAGGGTCGAGCATTCGCCAGCAGCAGGTGGCCCGCGACTTCGCGGCGCGCTTCGGATCGCTCTCGGCGCTGCGTGCGGAGGTCCGCACCCATGAGCGGTTCGCCTCCCTGTATGCGGAGCTGGTGGACTGGCACATCCGGCTGGATCAGGCGGGAGAGACCGGTCTGCTGGATTCCGTCAACGGGATCATGGCCGAGCTTCGCCACGACTTCGGAACCTGGATCACCCGCAACTATCCTCGCTGGGTGAAGGGCGCGGGCCCGGCCCGGCCCGAACTCTCGACCGACATCGTGAAGAACCACGTGGCGCCCCTGCTGGGCACCGATCCGGTGGTCTTCGTGATCCTCGACTGCATGAGGCTCGACCAGTGGCGCGTCATCGCACCCCTG
The nucleotide sequence above comes from Gammaproteobacteria bacterium. Encoded proteins:
- a CDS encoding GWxTD domain-containing protein, translating into MKQIAAFLLLCALSLPHGIVAQRNAARAALEEGVRLAQEGDTARALGLIERAVTIDPGYAEAHFLKGVYHARQAPRSTGDFRRRIIAREALDQAVRHDPQNPLYLLELARLLMMQEIRVDARRMLRRALDVAERADAPTLAEVHYQLGIFSETTWRRLRYRRLLPIGIAELRGDIAFESANYVWDVLQASGYAPGQGAAAREAMLDHFHRALTANPAHTGAATHLLAFYYDRGRMAEFMAEALRFVRAAPSEPRAYLALGLGLHAEGRDDEAAGAFEYAVELLPEEVRADFLAVSRLLTQDDAEIFEARVGADPADAARRFWTAWDPLYLTPSNEYWAEYLSRMAYVDLRFGLPEYDVPGWRTDRGEIWVRYGRPLRQASFGANTTSAGDLESTGRVTTVWSYGRNGPVFVFRGMPGYRGATFANDFRFYAENYRARQPARFTAPSLPALLQVPAQIARFRGVDDEIDLEVYAAVPLDSLREAVGMAAATFETGLFVVEPDGAEIRRVTEARQVTFEAGRALPLNWRTTVPAGQPHIVSAEARDPLSWAAAVHRARVDARSFPTGEPSVSDILLTRSLEVVTDPPRTRTDFRMVPEPTLTYAPDDEIGVYFELYNLLPDSNQVASYDLELAVTVEEIHRTGSLVQLLGELADRWGLSAEGDQAVRLTFSKQNQVQARDMLPEYFTIQLDEPPPGRYGLRLRVLDRNALVQVDVEREFQVREP